A region of Mauremys mutica isolate MM-2020 ecotype Southern chromosome 2, ASM2049712v1, whole genome shotgun sequence DNA encodes the following proteins:
- the C2H8orf89 gene encoding putative uncharacterized protein C8orf89 homolog isoform X3 codes for MSRSQPRWGHRESYVKEIKYPESSFLSECRSLSSQASKEQKMPSLTSDHKYLNNKASGRSLGCFPFESNWRSALLKTERIKKAEYSSTFDLRDCEESAAISNLTQGVQSYQENPSSILQMKKGLAYGAAKPFPTGSYSEDEHHFVPTSYILPQTSSRYLGYEFCKNRGDIPVVDLQKRGLDSWIPSPLKMPAIHDGGGEIGALRSKKNNHISSICSLPAGPRYKFGHHHFTDPFAGAPPEYIQRLSEIKSFQCETIRQEKNKKLKRGKKEETWTS; via the exons ATGAGCAGGAGCCAGCCCCGCTGGGGGCACCGGG AATCATACGTAAAAGAAATTAAATACCCAGAGTCATCATTCCTCTCTGAATG CAGATCACTTTCATCTCAGGCATCAAAAGAACAAAAAATGCCAAGTCTAACGTCTGACCACAAATATCTGAATAATAAAGCCTCAGGAAGATCACTGGGATGTTTTCCCTTTGAAAGTAATTGGAGGAGCGCATTGCTAAAGACAGAAAGGATAAAAAAAG CAGAATACTCTTCAACCTTTGACTTGAGAGACTGCGAGGAGAGTGCTGCAATATCAAATCTTACTCAGGGAGTCCAGAGCTATCAAGAAAACCCATCTTCTATTCTGCAGATGAAAAAAGGACTTGCATATGGTGCTGCTAAACCATTTCCAACTGG CTCTTATAGTGAAGATGAGCATCATTTTGTGCCAACTTCGTACATACTTCCACAGACCTCATCAAGGTACTTAGGATATGAGTTTTGCAAAAACAG GGGAGATATACCTGTGGTGGATCTGCAGAAGAGAGGACTAGATTCTTGGATCCCAAGTCCACTGAAGATGCCAGCCATTCATGATGGAGGTGGAGAGATAGGAGCTTTGAG ATCCAAGAAGAATAACCACATTTCCAGCATATGTTCACTTCCAGCAGGACCCAGATACAAGTTTG GTCATCACCATTTCACAGATCCTTTTGCTGGAGCTCCACCTGAATACATACAGAGACTCTCTGAAATAAAATCATTTCAGTGTGAAACTATACgtcaagagaaaaacaaaaaattgaaaaggGGCAAGAAAGAAGAAACATGGACAAGCTGA